One genomic segment of uncultured Desulfobacter sp. includes these proteins:
- a CDS encoding glutaredoxin family protein, translating into MLTVYGAEWCIHCTQTVSYLEQKNIDFKYVDIESAPDDVVQQVIKVNGGDDWVIPTLENDGKWRPGKEFNRGEIDSDLKALGLKLD; encoded by the coding sequence ATGTTAACCGTTTACGGGGCCGAATGGTGTATCCATTGCACGCAGACCGTTTCTTATCTGGAGCAGAAAAATATTGATTTCAAGTATGTTGATATTGAATCGGCACCCGATGACGTGGTGCAGCAGGTTATTAAGGTTAACGGCGGTGATGACTGGGTGATTCCCACGCTTGAAAACGACGGGAAATGGCGGCCAGGAAAGGAGTTCAACCGTGGTGAGATCGACAGTGACCTGAAGGCGCTTGGTCTCAAACTGGACTGA
- a CDS encoding Do family serine endopeptidase → MRPVDKKITIFTACLMLFGLLAFPALSGAQPRMIPANFSQLAQQAKPGVVNIQTVKTIKGGGRVFRHFFGSPFGNQPGIEEFFSPFRSMPRNRTESSLGSGFIIDKAGYIVTNNHVIKDADQVKVILHDDQEYDARIIGADPVTDLALIKIDAKGLKPLKFGSSKNAPVGSWVVAIGSPFGLEQTVTAGIVSAKGRIIGSGPYDDFIQTDASINPGNSGGPLLNMDGEVVGINTAIIKSGQGIGFAIPSDLATSVIDQLKDSKRVSRGWLGVSIQDVSQEMSEYYTLDPDQGVYVAKAYEDNPAYEAGIRQGDIIISVEGEKISSSRDLTLTIANLKVGSKVDIEVIRQGKNKTFTVKLGERPDSSEGFQSGEELNNFDELGFMFKTLDKDLAEQLGYPLSIKGLVVTRINPGSQAAMAGVRVGDLLVEINHKKITGIRDYTRAMRKIDKGQTAHMLFRRGNSQIFVVRFEK, encoded by the coding sequence ATGAGACCTGTGGATAAAAAAATTACAATTTTCACTGCATGTCTGATGCTTTTTGGCCTTTTGGCGTTTCCTGCTCTGTCAGGTGCGCAACCCCGGATGATTCCGGCAAATTTTTCACAACTGGCGCAACAAGCCAAGCCTGGTGTGGTTAATATCCAGACCGTAAAGACAATTAAGGGCGGTGGCCGGGTTTTTCGGCATTTTTTCGGGTCCCCGTTCGGCAACCAGCCGGGGATAGAGGAATTTTTCAGTCCCTTTAGGAGTATGCCGAGAAATCGTACAGAAAGCAGCCTTGGTTCAGGCTTTATTATTGATAAGGCAGGATACATTGTAACCAATAACCATGTGATTAAAGATGCGGATCAGGTTAAGGTGATCCTTCATGATGACCAGGAATATGATGCCCGGATCATCGGCGCTGATCCTGTAACAGACCTTGCATTGATAAAGATTGATGCAAAGGGGCTTAAACCGTTGAAATTCGGATCCTCCAAAAATGCCCCGGTCGGTTCCTGGGTTGTGGCTATTGGTTCTCCCTTTGGTCTTGAGCAGACGGTGACCGCCGGCATTGTTTCAGCCAAAGGCAGGATCATCGGCTCTGGTCCTTATGATGATTTTATCCAGACCGATGCATCCATTAATCCGGGTAATTCCGGCGGACCGTTGCTGAATATGGACGGTGAAGTCGTCGGTATCAACACCGCCATTATTAAATCCGGCCAGGGCATTGGTTTTGCCATCCCTTCGGATCTTGCTACCAGTGTCATTGATCAGCTTAAGGATTCCAAGCGCGTATCCAGGGGGTGGTTGGGCGTCTCCATTCAGGATGTAAGCCAGGAGATGAGTGAATACTATACTTTGGATCCGGATCAAGGTGTTTACGTGGCAAAAGCTTATGAGGATAATCCTGCCTATGAGGCCGGCATCCGCCAGGGAGACATCATCATTAGTGTTGAGGGTGAAAAAATTAGCTCATCCAGAGACCTGACCCTGACCATTGCCAATTTAAAGGTCGGCTCCAAGGTCGATATTGAGGTGATTCGCCAGGGAAAAAATAAAACGTTTACGGTTAAACTTGGTGAACGTCCGGATAGCTCAGAAGGTTTTCAGTCCGGAGAAGAACTTAATAACTTTGATGAGTTAGGCTTTATGTTTAAAACGTTGGATAAGGATTTAGCCGAGCAGCTTGGCTATCCTTTATCCATTAAAGGGCTTGTGGTGACCCGGATTAATCCGGGGTCCCAGGCAGCAATGGCCGGCGTGAGAGTTGGGGATCTGCTGGTTGAAATAAACCATAAAAAAATTACCGGCATACGTGACTATACCCGGGCAATGCGTAAGATAGATAAAGGACAGACCGCTCATATGCTCTTTAGACGGGGTAATTCCCAGATATTTGTGGTCCGGTTTGAAAAATAG